Proteins found in one Luteimonas chenhongjianii genomic segment:
- a CDS encoding SIR2 family protein — protein MRTELLEAHRSGKLMLFVGAGVSANLGLPSWSQLIAQIAKELGYDPAVFATYGNYQTLAEFYKKKRGGLGELRSWMDREWHKPSTDIKASDIHRLIIQGNFSRIYTTNYDRWLEIAHAEFGVNYDRIASVADMVAVRDGHRQIIKFHGDFAADESIVLDETSYYRRLNFDTPLDIKLRNDVLSNSVLFIGYSLTDFNIRLLFYRLTEMWGKSPLASVRPKSYVFTNRPNPAAEEVLRHWGIEMIVSDEDDPKTALTDFLQELVT, from the coding sequence ATGAGAACTGAACTTCTTGAAGCCCACCGCAGCGGCAAGCTGATGCTATTTGTCGGCGCCGGCGTGTCTGCAAACCTTGGTTTGCCGAGCTGGAGCCAACTGATCGCGCAGATTGCCAAAGAGCTGGGCTACGACCCGGCGGTGTTTGCCACTTACGGGAACTATCAGACCCTAGCTGAGTTCTACAAAAAGAAGAGAGGTGGACTTGGCGAGCTTCGGAGTTGGATGGACCGTGAATGGCACAAGCCTTCCACCGACATCAAGGCCTCCGACATTCACCGGCTTATCATTCAGGGCAACTTCTCGCGGATCTACACCACCAACTACGACCGGTGGCTTGAGATCGCCCACGCCGAGTTCGGCGTGAATTACGACAGGATTGCCAGCGTAGCGGACATGGTCGCTGTTAGGGACGGGCACCGCCAGATCATCAAGTTCCATGGTGACTTCGCAGCGGACGAGTCCATCGTCCTCGATGAGACCAGCTACTACCGGCGGCTGAACTTCGACACACCGCTGGACATCAAGCTTCGAAATGATGTGCTGAGCAACTCCGTCCTCTTCATCGGCTACAGCCTGACGGACTTCAATATCCGGCTGCTGTTCTATCGCCTGACAGAGATGTGGGGGAAGTCGCCGCTGGCTTCGGTGAGACCAAAGTCGTACGTCTTCACCAACCGTCCGAACCCGGCGGCAGAAGAAGTGCTGAGGCACTGGGGTATTGAGATGATCGTGTCTGATGAGGACGATCCGAAGACTGCGCTCACGGACTTCCTTCAAGAGCTTGTGACTTGA
- a CDS encoding non-canonical purine NTP pyrophosphatase: MKIRFMSGNEHKIKEVQRILGPVGVDIVPVSRKIAELQTQDVEALVRDKLIKAFQEIGRPLFVEHTGLYLRGLNDLPAGLTQIFWDRLEAGRFTDLVAALADDKIIAKTVIGYCDGRQVHLFEGAIEGTVPRVRAGPEDFQWDCVFIPDGHTRTFAEMGIEKDDVSMRRLALDRFAAHLSKVTA; the protein is encoded by the coding sequence TTGAAGATTCGATTCATGTCCGGCAACGAGCACAAGATCAAGGAAGTACAACGCATCCTCGGCCCCGTCGGCGTGGACATCGTGCCGGTATCCAGAAAGATCGCCGAACTGCAGACGCAGGACGTCGAAGCTCTCGTGCGGGACAAGCTGATCAAGGCGTTCCAAGAGATCGGCCGACCGCTGTTCGTCGAGCACACAGGCCTTTACCTTAGGGGACTGAACGACCTTCCCGCAGGCCTGACCCAGATCTTTTGGGACCGATTGGAAGCTGGACGTTTCACGGACCTCGTGGCCGCTCTGGCCGACGACAAGATCATCGCAAAGACGGTAATTGGGTACTGCGACGGGCGCCAGGTGCACCTGTTCGAAGGCGCCATCGAGGGCACGGTTCCGCGCGTACGTGCTGGGCCGGAGGATTTCCAGTGGGACTGCGTGTTCATCCCTGACGGCCACACGAGGACATTTGCCGAAATGGGTATCGAAAAGGACGACGTATCAATGCGTCGCCTAGCGTTGGATAGGTTTGCCGCCCACCTTTCAAAGGTCACGGCATGA
- a CDS encoding zinc-dependent alcohol dehydrogenase family protein, which produces MTIRTLYIAPGGGLDTVTLETTPAVDPGPGEITVRLRASSLNYHDLGVVSGAMGPTARRIPMSDGAGEVTAVGEGVREFAVGDHVVSTFFPDWLDGEPQAEGFARTPGDGIDGYAREQVTAPATWFTRAPRGWSHAEAATLTTAGLTAWRALFEDGGLRPGETVLVQGSGGVSVFALQFAKLAGARVIATSSGDEKLERLRALGADAGINYRSEPEWGLRVRALTDGRGVDHVVEVGGPDTLAQSMLATRVGGHIALIGVLTGVDSRLPLGLALGRQLRLQALIVGSRRQQQDMIRALEASDLRPVIDRHFPLEDLVAAFQHQAAGRHFGKIALDL; this is translated from the coding sequence ATGACCATCCGCACCCTCTACATCGCCCCCGGCGGCGGCTTGGACACCGTCACGCTGGAGACCACGCCTGCCGTCGATCCCGGCCCGGGCGAGATCACCGTGCGGCTGCGCGCGAGTTCGCTCAACTATCACGACCTCGGCGTGGTCAGCGGGGCGATGGGCCCGACGGCGCGTCGCATCCCGATGTCCGACGGTGCGGGCGAGGTGACCGCCGTGGGCGAGGGGGTGCGGGAGTTCGCCGTGGGCGACCACGTGGTCAGCACGTTCTTCCCGGACTGGCTCGATGGCGAGCCGCAGGCGGAAGGCTTCGCGCGCACGCCGGGCGACGGCATCGACGGCTATGCGCGCGAGCAGGTGACCGCGCCCGCGACCTGGTTCACCCGTGCGCCGCGCGGTTGGAGCCACGCCGAGGCCGCCACCCTGACCACGGCCGGGCTCACCGCGTGGCGTGCGCTGTTCGAGGATGGCGGCCTGCGTCCGGGCGAGACGGTGCTGGTGCAGGGCAGCGGCGGGGTGTCGGTGTTCGCGCTGCAGTTCGCGAAGCTGGCCGGCGCGCGCGTCATCGCCACCTCGTCCGGCGACGAGAAGTTGGAGCGCCTGCGCGCGCTGGGTGCCGACGCGGGCATCAACTACCGCAGTGAGCCGGAGTGGGGCTTGCGCGTGCGCGCGCTCACCGACGGCCGCGGCGTCGACCACGTGGTCGAGGTCGGCGGGCCGGACACGCTGGCGCAATCCATGCTGGCCACGCGCGTGGGTGGGCACATCGCGCTGATCGGCGTGCTCACCGGCGTCGACAGCCGGCTGCCGCTCGGGCTTGCGCTGGGCCGGCAGCTGCGGCTGCAGGCGCTGATCGTCGGCAGCCGCCGCCAGCAGCAGGACATGATCCGCGCGCTGGAGGCCAGCGACCTGCGTCCGGTGATCGATCGCCACTTCCCGCTCGAGGACCTGGTGGCGGCGTTCCAGCACCAGGCGGCCGGCCGGCACTTCGGGAAGATCGCGCTGGATCTGTGA
- a CDS encoding MFS transporter → MQIQNPGGAAGQRTRVRLREKVGYGIGDFGFNLYWANISAFLLIFYTDVMGLAAAAVGTMFLVTRVFDAVTDPLMGAIADRTRTRFGRFRPWLLWGALPLAVTGVLTWTVPDFDDTGRLVWAYLTFSLMMLAYTVLSMPYSALSAVMTNDSQQRTTLISFRFIAAFAGTTVVNAFTLDLVRWLGGGDEALGWQLTLGLYGVVASLLFATVFFSTRERIAPPPGQRSDVRQDLRDLLDNRPWMVLFVLALLIMVTIVMRSGATVYYLKYYLERPELTGWFLGGYSLALAAGAALTPVMTRYVDKKRLMVWLMAAAGVLSCAMFLVPRDAVWLLFLLNTLVGLALGPKSPLAFSMYADCADYTEWKTGRRATAMTFSAATFSQKLGGALAAALIGWMLAAMGYVANQAQSDASQLGIALLLTVIPGVVAFFAAAVMRAYPLDASTMAEVQDALDARRAERA, encoded by the coding sequence ATGCAGATTCAAAATCCCGGCGGCGCCGCTGGGCAACGGACACGCGTGCGCCTGCGCGAGAAGGTGGGCTACGGCATCGGCGATTTCGGCTTCAATCTCTACTGGGCCAACATCTCGGCGTTCCTGCTGATCTTCTATACCGACGTGATGGGCCTGGCCGCCGCCGCGGTGGGCACGATGTTCCTGGTCACGCGGGTGTTCGACGCCGTCACCGATCCGCTGATGGGCGCCATCGCCGATCGCACCCGCACGCGGTTTGGTCGGTTCCGGCCCTGGCTGCTGTGGGGCGCGTTGCCGCTGGCGGTCACCGGGGTCCTGACCTGGACCGTGCCCGACTTCGACGACACCGGCAGGCTGGTGTGGGCCTACCTGACCTTCAGCCTGATGATGCTGGCCTACACCGTGCTCAGCATGCCGTACTCGGCGCTGTCGGCGGTCATGACCAACGACAGCCAGCAGCGCACCACGCTGATCAGCTTCCGGTTCATCGCCGCGTTCGCCGGCACCACGGTCGTCAATGCGTTCACGCTCGACCTGGTGCGGTGGTTGGGCGGCGGCGACGAGGCGCTGGGCTGGCAGCTCACGCTGGGGCTGTACGGGGTGGTGGCGTCGCTGCTGTTCGCGACGGTGTTCTTCAGCACGCGCGAGCGCATCGCGCCGCCACCGGGGCAGCGCAGCGACGTGCGCCAGGACCTGCGCGACCTGCTCGACAACCGGCCCTGGATGGTGCTGTTCGTGCTGGCGCTGCTGATCATGGTCACCATCGTCATGCGCAGCGGCGCCACCGTGTACTACCTCAAGTACTACCTCGAGCGCCCCGAACTGACCGGCTGGTTCCTCGGCGGCTACTCGCTGGCGCTGGCGGCGGGCGCCGCGCTCACGCCGGTGATGACGCGCTACGTCGACAAGAAGCGGCTGATGGTATGGCTGATGGCGGCGGCGGGCGTGCTCAGCTGCGCGATGTTCCTGGTGCCGCGCGATGCGGTCTGGCTGCTGTTCCTGCTCAACACGCTGGTCGGCCTGGCGTTGGGGCCGAAATCGCCACTGGCGTTCTCGATGTATGCGGACTGCGCCGATTACACCGAGTGGAAAACCGGGCGCCGCGCCACCGCGATGACGTTCTCGGCCGCCACGTTCTCGCAGAAGCTCGGCGGCGCGCTGGCAGCGGCGCTGATCGGCTGGATGCTGGCGGCGATGGGCTACGTCGCCAACCAGGCGCAGTCCGATGCCTCGCAGCTGGGCATCGCGCTGCTCTTGACCGTGATCCCGGGGGTGGTCGCGTTCTTCGCGGCGGCGGTGATGCGTGCCTACCCGCTGGATGCGTCGACGATGGCCGAGGTGCAGGACGCGCTGGATGCGCGCAGGGCGGAACGCGCATGA
- a CDS encoding GH36-type glycosyl hydrolase domain-containing protein — MSPLQYGFTDDGRRFTIDSPTAMPHASAFLWNRRMMLQATCRGFASAQFMQPEPAKYAHAPTLEARSFMQPEQPVYAHHPGRFCYVKDEDDGTLFSLPHEPVRAPADAFAFEAGVDTIAWRIEHDGLAFEWRLALPVDDVAELWTLRVRNRSKRTRRLSLYPYFPVGYMSWMNQSATWREDLGGIVCSSITPYQKVEDYFVQRDFMDRTVLLHANAPDAWDARQFAFEGEGGLHAPAGIADAVLLGRRDADYEMPTAVLQYRVVLADGDAHEERFVFGPARDDAQIQALRSKYLVPGAFEAAAAAYAEYLAAARGCIDIHTPDPWLDAFANHWLPRQVYYHGDVNRLTTDPQTRNLLQDHMGMAYLQPATARAAFLRALSQQASSGAMPDGILLVDGAQLKYINQVPHTDHCVWLPVFLQAYLDETGDDALLDVPVTDSQGHVASVAARVDKAMHWLLSARDARGLGYIAQGDWCDPMNMVGYKGRGVSGWLTLATAHALRLWAGIRARHAGIAAADAFVQGARDCNDAANAHLWDGDWYARGITDDDVAFGVRGDTEGRIYLNPQSWAMLSGAADPARRAQLLAAVESQLVSPHGVAMLDPPYTAMREDVGRLTQKFPGSAENGSIYNHAAAFYLHALYAVGDADRAWRVLRAMLPGPDANDLLQRGQLPVFVPNYYRGDWRGHPRTAGRSSQLFNTGTAAWLYRCLIEGLFGLRGEGDALRIAPQLPSHWSQASALRRFRGADVELQVRRVPGLPAMRVRADGQWLDTPLLRGIVAGGRHRVDVEVPG; from the coding sequence ATGAGTCCGCTGCAGTACGGCTTCACCGATGACGGTCGCCGGTTCACGATCGACAGCCCCACCGCGATGCCTCACGCATCGGCCTTCCTCTGGAACCGGCGGATGATGCTGCAGGCCACCTGCCGCGGTTTCGCCAGCGCGCAGTTCATGCAGCCGGAACCCGCGAAGTACGCGCACGCGCCGACGCTGGAGGCGCGCAGTTTCATGCAGCCCGAGCAACCGGTCTACGCGCATCATCCCGGCCGCTTCTGCTACGTGAAGGACGAGGACGACGGCACGCTGTTCTCGCTGCCGCATGAGCCGGTGCGTGCACCGGCCGATGCCTTCGCGTTCGAGGCTGGCGTGGACACGATCGCCTGGCGCATCGAGCACGATGGCCTGGCCTTCGAGTGGCGGCTGGCGTTGCCGGTCGACGACGTCGCCGAACTGTGGACGCTGCGCGTGCGCAACCGATCAAAGCGCACGCGACGGCTCAGTCTCTACCCCTACTTCCCGGTCGGCTACATGTCATGGATGAACCAGTCCGCGACCTGGCGCGAGGACCTTGGCGGCATCGTCTGCAGCAGCATCACGCCCTACCAGAAGGTGGAGGACTATTTCGTCCAGCGCGATTTCATGGATCGCACCGTGCTGTTGCATGCCAACGCGCCCGACGCCTGGGACGCACGCCAGTTCGCGTTCGAAGGCGAGGGCGGGCTGCATGCACCGGCGGGTATCGCCGACGCGGTGCTGCTGGGCCGGCGCGATGCCGACTACGAAATGCCCACCGCGGTGCTGCAGTACCGCGTGGTGCTCGCCGATGGCGATGCGCACGAAGAACGCTTCGTGTTCGGCCCTGCGCGCGACGACGCGCAGATCCAGGCCTTGCGCTCGAAATACCTCGTCCCCGGCGCTTTCGAAGCGGCTGCGGCCGCGTATGCGGAGTACCTGGCCGCCGCGCGCGGCTGCATCGACATCCACACCCCCGATCCGTGGCTGGACGCTTTCGCCAACCACTGGCTGCCGCGGCAGGTGTACTACCACGGCGACGTCAATCGCCTGACCACCGACCCGCAGACGCGCAACCTGCTGCAGGACCACATGGGCATGGCCTACCTGCAGCCGGCGACCGCGCGCGCCGCGTTCCTGCGCGCGCTGTCGCAACAGGCGTCCAGCGGCGCGATGCCCGACGGCATCCTGCTGGTCGATGGCGCGCAGCTGAAATACATCAACCAGGTGCCGCACACCGATCATTGCGTCTGGCTGCCGGTATTCCTGCAGGCCTACCTCGACGAAACCGGCGACGACGCCCTGCTCGATGTGCCGGTTACTGATTCGCAGGGCCATGTCGCCAGCGTTGCCGCGCGCGTGGACAAGGCGATGCATTGGCTGCTGTCGGCGCGCGATGCGCGTGGGTTGGGCTACATCGCCCAGGGCGACTGGTGCGATCCGATGAACATGGTCGGTTACAAGGGGCGCGGCGTGTCCGGCTGGCTGACCCTGGCGACCGCGCATGCCTTGCGGCTGTGGGCCGGCATCCGTGCGCGCCATGCCGGCATTGCTGCGGCCGATGCCTTCGTGCAGGGCGCGCGCGACTGCAACGACGCCGCCAACGCACACCTGTGGGATGGCGACTGGTACGCGCGCGGCATCACCGATGACGACGTGGCGTTCGGCGTGCGAGGCGACACCGAGGGCCGCATCTACCTCAATCCGCAGAGCTGGGCGATGCTCTCGGGCGCGGCCGATCCGGCGCGCCGCGCGCAGTTGCTGGCGGCAGTGGAATCGCAGCTGGTCTCGCCCCATGGCGTGGCCATGCTGGATCCGCCATACACCGCGATGCGCGAAGACGTCGGCCGGCTGACGCAGAAGTTCCCGGGATCGGCCGAGAACGGCTCGATCTACAACCACGCGGCCGCGTTCTACCTGCACGCCTTGTATGCGGTGGGCGACGCCGACCGCGCGTGGCGCGTGCTGCGCGCGATGCTGCCCGGGCCCGATGCCAACGACCTGCTGCAGCGGGGGCAGCTGCCGGTGTTCGTGCCCAACTACTACCGCGGCGACTGGCGCGGCCATCCGCGCACCGCGGGGCGTTCCAGCCAGCTGTTCAACACCGGCACTGCGGCGTGGCTGTATCGCTGCCTGATCGAAGGCCTGTTCGGGCTGCGCGGCGAAGGCGACGCGCTGCGGATCGCACCGCAGCTGCCGTCGCACTGGTCGCAGGCATCGGCGCTGCGCCGCTTCCGCGGAGCCGACGTCGAGTTGCAGGTGCGGCGCGTGCCTGGCCTGCCCGCCATGCGCGTGCGCGCCGACGGGCAATGGCTCGATACACCGCTGTTGCGCGGCATCGTCGCCGGTGGGCGGCACCGCGTCGATGTGGAGGTGCCGGGATGA
- a CDS encoding gluconokinase: MTPTPQVVIAMGVSGSGKTTLARLLAEAWQATFLDADDIHDAAARTRMAMGLPLTDAMRDPWVARIAAELSRRVAAGERVVLAFSGLRRRHRDRLRDTGLSLRFLFLHGDKDLIATRMQARSGHYMPASLLDSQFDTLEMPAGEADVVTLAIDRPPAALLRDALAAVRLTA, encoded by the coding sequence ATGACGCCGACGCCGCAGGTGGTGATCGCGATGGGGGTGTCGGGCAGCGGCAAGACCACGCTGGCACGCCTGCTGGCGGAGGCCTGGCAGGCGACGTTCCTCGATGCCGACGACATTCACGACGCCGCAGCCAGGACACGCATGGCCATGGGCCTGCCGCTCACCGACGCCATGCGCGACCCCTGGGTGGCGCGCATCGCCGCCGAGCTGTCGCGGCGGGTGGCAGCCGGCGAACGCGTGGTGCTTGCGTTCTCCGGCCTGCGCCGCCGCCATCGCGACCGCCTGCGCGACACCGGCCTGTCGTTGCGGTTCCTGTTCCTGCATGGCGACAAGGATCTGATCGCGACCCGGATGCAGGCCCGCAGCGGGCACTACATGCCGGCATCGCTGCTCGACAGCCAGTTCGACACGCTGGAGATGCCGGCGGGCGAAGCGGATGTCGTGACGCTGGCGATCGATCGACCGCCGGCTGCACTGCTGCGCGATGCGCTCGCGGCTGTGCGCCTGACTGCCTAG
- the recD gene encoding exodeoxyribonuclease V subunit alpha, with protein MTLLQDLRDAGVLRPLDNALAQSLRRLDPGTSDLVLAAAALASLAVANGHAGFSPSRPQRLVEADIDWPTPEAWRAALEASRWVARPDAPDTESAAEAPLVYEDADAGRGLLYLRRYREYERRLADGLRRIGATLPQGGTLDTLAPLFGALFPHARAGAGSPDLQARAAAVALRHNLVLITGGPGTGKTTTITRLLVLLVAQALQAGRPAPRIALAAPTGRAAERMAESLRRAVQQLDGANLDPALLGALPAAGTTLHRLLGTIPDSATFRHHADNPLPFDVVVVDEASMIDLPLMAKLVEAVADGARLVLLGDPDQLPSVEAGDVLSGILRAAGDGARIAIDDAQALQPLLGPSASAGHSGHGRAPVPAAPSAAGAFPGRRIHLQRGYRQSAALDLAPLATAVREGDADNALSLLRGGLAGVRFHEGEADPLLAHRETLLAHWSALTDTSDPADALARAGRLRILTAVREGPQGARGLNARIEAMLTGSGTGVAVRRSSGAYFHGRLLLVTENSYRHRLFNGDIGICLADGAGAVMAWFPGDDAHSPRPFHPAALPAHDSAFAMTVHKAQGSEFDTVWLVLPERFNRVLSRELVYTGMTRARSALHVVGSAPILRSALERHASRWSGLAWRLGAEAPQRLDASAPQTIADVSEAPTQGALF; from the coding sequence ATGACCCTTCTCCAGGACCTTCGCGACGCTGGCGTCCTGCGCCCGCTCGACAACGCGCTCGCGCAATCCCTGCGTCGCCTCGACCCCGGCACGTCCGATCTCGTGCTCGCCGCCGCGGCGCTGGCCTCGCTGGCCGTGGCCAACGGCCATGCCGGGTTTTCGCCGTCCCGGCCGCAGCGACTGGTCGAAGCCGACATCGACTGGCCCACGCCCGAGGCCTGGCGCGCGGCGCTCGAGGCATCACGCTGGGTCGCCCGACCCGATGCGCCCGACACCGAATCCGCGGCCGAAGCGCCGCTGGTATACGAGGACGCGGACGCGGGACGCGGCCTGCTCTACCTGCGCCGTTACCGCGAATACGAGCGCCGCCTCGCCGATGGCCTGCGCCGCATCGGCGCCACGCTGCCGCAGGGCGGGACGCTCGACACCCTCGCACCGCTGTTCGGGGCGCTGTTTCCCCACGCGCGCGCCGGCGCCGGTTCCCCCGACCTGCAGGCCCGCGCCGCCGCGGTCGCGCTGCGCCACAACCTGGTGCTGATCACCGGCGGGCCCGGGACCGGCAAGACCACCACCATCACGCGCCTGCTGGTGCTGCTGGTCGCCCAGGCCTTGCAGGCAGGCCGGCCCGCGCCGCGCATCGCCCTGGCCGCACCCACCGGCCGCGCCGCCGAGCGCATGGCCGAAAGTCTGCGCCGCGCCGTGCAGCAACTGGACGGTGCAAATCTCGATCCCGCCCTGCTGGGCGCGCTGCCCGCCGCCGGTACCACCCTGCATCGCCTGCTCGGCACCATTCCCGATTCGGCGACGTTCCGGCACCACGCAGACAACCCGCTGCCGTTCGATGTCGTCGTCGTCGACGAAGCCTCGATGATCGACCTGCCGCTGATGGCCAAGCTGGTCGAAGCCGTCGCCGACGGCGCGCGCCTGGTGCTGCTGGGCGATCCCGACCAGTTGCCATCGGTGGAAGCGGGCGACGTGCTCAGCGGCATCCTGCGTGCCGCCGGCGATGGCGCGCGCATCGCGATCGACGATGCGCAGGCGCTGCAGCCATTGCTCGGCCCATCCGCATCGGCCGGCCATTCCGGACATGGCCGGGCGCCAGTGCCTGCCGCCCCTTCCGCTGCCGGCGCCTTCCCCGGCCGCCGCATCCACCTGCAACGCGGCTACCGCCAGAGCGCCGCGCTCGATCTCGCGCCGCTCGCCACTGCCGTGCGCGAGGGCGATGCCGACAACGCGCTGTCGCTGCTGCGCGGTGGTCTCGCGGGGGTGCGCTTCCACGAAGGCGAAGCCGATCCATTGCTGGCCCACCGCGAGACCCTGCTCGCGCACTGGAGCGCGCTCACCGACACCAGCGATCCGGCCGACGCACTCGCCCGCGCGGGACGCCTGCGCATCCTCACCGCGGTGCGCGAAGGCCCCCAGGGCGCACGCGGGCTCAATGCGCGTATCGAGGCCATGCTTACCGGCAGTGGCACGGGCGTGGCCGTGCGTCGCAGCAGCGGCGCGTATTTCCACGGCCGCCTGCTGCTGGTCACCGAGAACAGCTATCGCCACCGTCTGTTCAACGGCGACATCGGCATCTGTCTGGCCGACGGCGCCGGCGCGGTGATGGCGTGGTTCCCCGGCGACGATGCGCACAGTCCGCGGCCGTTCCACCCGGCCGCGCTGCCCGCGCACGACAGTGCGTTCGCGATGACCGTGCACAAGGCCCAGGGCAGCGAGTTCGACACCGTGTGGCTGGTGCTGCCCGAGCGCTTCAACCGCGTGCTGTCGCGCGAACTCGTCTATACCGGCATGACCCGTGCGCGCAGCGCCCTGCATGTAGTGGGCAGCGCGCCCATCCTGCGCAGCGCGCTCGAACGCCATGCCAGCCGCTGGTCCGGCCTGGCCTGGCGCCTGGGCGCGGAAGCGCCGCAACGCCTGGATGCATCGGCGCCCCAGACCATCGCCGACGTCAGCGAAGCCCCGACCCAGGGCGCACTGTTCTAG